The following proteins come from a genomic window of Rhizobium sp. 007:
- a CDS encoding GntR family transcriptional regulator produces MILTRPNEPSAGATQIQRANSLAGDVYEAIFNQLMSLKIAPGARITVDNLVKAFNVSHTPIREALGRLEGEGLVVKQHLVGYRAAPQITRHRFDELYELRLLLEPAGAAKAAQAMNDERLAILTEAAGVMTRSDNKDERTNYSTFARQDAIFHDRIMEFAGNELIREMLTFQHTHFHIFRLMFHRRVTEEALGEHQTLLDAFAAHDPDAAANAMRIHIEHSRDRLLPAFDEI; encoded by the coding sequence ATGATTTTGACGAGACCCAACGAACCTTCAGCGGGCGCGACCCAGATACAGCGCGCCAACAGCTTGGCCGGCGACGTCTACGAAGCGATCTTCAACCAGCTCATGTCGTTGAAGATCGCGCCGGGTGCGCGCATCACGGTCGACAACCTCGTCAAGGCGTTTAACGTCTCCCACACCCCGATCCGCGAAGCACTCGGCCGGCTTGAAGGCGAGGGTCTCGTCGTCAAGCAGCATCTCGTCGGCTATCGTGCCGCACCCCAGATCACGCGCCACCGCTTCGACGAACTCTATGAACTCCGCTTGCTGCTTGAGCCCGCCGGCGCTGCGAAGGCGGCCCAAGCGATGAACGACGAAAGGCTCGCTATCCTGACGGAGGCCGCAGGCGTGATGACGCGCAGTGACAACAAGGACGAGCGGACGAACTATTCGACCTTCGCCCGCCAGGACGCTATCTTCCACGACCGCATCATGGAATTTGCCGGCAACGAACTGATCCGCGAGATGCTGACATTCCAGCACACGCATTTCCACATCTTCCGCCTGATGTTTCATCGTCGCGTGACCGAGGAGGCGCTCGGCGAGCATCAGACGCTGCTCGATGCTTTCGCGGCTCACGACCCCGACGCCGCGGCGAACGCAATGCGTATCCATATCGAACACTCGCGCGACCGGCTGCTGCCGGCATTCGACGAAATCTGA
- a CDS encoding Ldh family oxidoreductase: MRISEAAALALATRLLEEHGAPRDHAVLQARVLVTAEMKGHPSHGLHRLPRLVERIERGVIDPEMKGTQRWRADAVMEVEGSSGFGPVVAMAAIERLAPHIPDLGIGLVAVRNANHLGMLAHYVEAIAAMGFVGIALSSSESLVHPFGGTRAMLGTNPVAIAVPTAEEPLVLDLATSLVSMGRIHHHAATGRPLPEGWARDAEGYPTTDPVRAKAGAIAPFGDAKGYGLGIAMELLVAALAGSALAPDVRGTLDSQSPCNKGDVFILIEPSLAPGLPARLSAYLDAVRASPPAEASEPVRVPGDRARRRRAAASRDGFDIDPRLWEDLNALTRSRILAFEG; this comes from the coding sequence ATGCGGATATCCGAAGCGGCAGCCCTTGCGCTCGCCACCCGCCTGCTGGAAGAGCACGGCGCACCGCGTGACCATGCGGTCTTGCAGGCGCGTGTCCTGGTGACGGCCGAGATGAAGGGGCACCCTTCGCATGGCCTGCACCGCCTTCCGCGACTGGTCGAACGGATCGAGCGCGGTGTCATTGATCCTGAGATGAAGGGCACGCAGCGCTGGCGGGCCGATGCGGTGATGGAGGTGGAGGGTTCTTCAGGCTTCGGCCCTGTCGTCGCCATGGCGGCGATCGAGCGGCTTGCACCCCACATTCCCGACCTGGGCATCGGCCTTGTCGCCGTGCGCAATGCGAACCACCTCGGCATGCTCGCGCATTATGTGGAGGCCATCGCCGCGATGGGTTTCGTCGGCATAGCGCTCTCGTCGAGCGAGTCGCTGGTTCATCCCTTCGGCGGTACGCGGGCCATGCTCGGCACCAACCCCGTCGCGATCGCCGTGCCGACCGCCGAGGAGCCGCTCGTGCTCGATCTCGCCACCAGCCTCGTGTCGATGGGCAGGATCCATCACCACGCGGCGACCGGCAGGCCCCTTCCCGAAGGATGGGCGCGCGATGCGGAGGGCTACCCGACGACCGATCCGGTTCGTGCCAAGGCCGGCGCGATCGCGCCCTTCGGCGACGCAAAGGGCTACGGCCTCGGCATTGCGATGGAACTGCTGGTGGCAGCCCTTGCGGGCTCGGCGCTCGCGCCTGATGTGCGCGGCACACTGGACAGCCAGTCGCCATGCAACAAGGGCGACGTCTTCATATTGATCGAGCCCAGTCTGGCGCCGGGACTGCCTGCGCGGCTGTCGGCCTATCTCGATGCCGTGCGCGCCTCACCGCCGGCCGAGGCCAGCGAGCCGGTCCGCGTGCCGGGCGATCGTGCCCGCCGGCGACGAGCGGCGGCGAGCCGCGACGGTTTCGATATCGACCCGCGCCTTTGGGAAGACCTCAACGCGCTTACCCGCTCCCGCATACTGGCCTTCGAAGGGTAA
- a CDS encoding Xaa-Pro peptidase family protein has product MNIDARETRPAVAPFDTAKLDRLMEEAGIDVIVATSKHNTQYLMGGYKFIFFVAMDAIGHSRYLPVVVYDRGAPDHAAYLGNRMEGGEHQNNPFWTPTVHTATWGTIDAAALAVEHLKKIGKAGTRIGIEPAFLPSDARDALVAGLEGARFVDATHTLERLRAIKTPDELAKLRTASELITEAMNATIAGAREGSTKTEIIEQLRREETNRGLHFEYCLLTLGSSHNRAASPQAWGKGEVLSIDSGGNYHGYIGDLCRMGVLGEPDDELEDLLAEVDAIQHKAFARVQAGAFGREMIEAAESELKASPSAVFTDFFCHGMGLISHEAPFLMTNHPVAYEGIDADRPLEANMVLSVETTMLHPKRGFIKLEDTLAVTETGYEMFGSTGRGWNRGGA; this is encoded by the coding sequence GTGAACATCGATGCAAGGGAAACAAGGCCCGCCGTGGCGCCGTTCGATACGGCCAAGCTCGACCGGCTCATGGAGGAGGCAGGTATCGACGTCATCGTCGCCACCTCCAAGCACAACACGCAATATCTGATGGGCGGCTACAAGTTCATCTTCTTTGTGGCCATGGATGCCATCGGCCATAGCCGGTACCTGCCCGTCGTCGTCTACGACAGGGGCGCACCTGACCACGCGGCCTATCTCGGCAACCGAATGGAAGGCGGCGAGCACCAGAACAATCCATTCTGGACACCGACCGTGCACACGGCGACCTGGGGCACGATCGATGCCGCAGCACTTGCCGTCGAACATCTGAAGAAGATCGGCAAGGCGGGTACGCGCATCGGCATCGAGCCGGCATTCCTGCCGTCGGATGCCCGCGATGCGCTTGTCGCAGGCCTCGAGGGCGCGCGTTTCGTCGATGCGACGCATACGCTCGAACGCCTGCGCGCCATCAAGACGCCGGACGAGCTTGCCAAGCTGCGGACGGCTTCCGAACTCATCACGGAAGCGATGAACGCGACGATCGCCGGCGCCCGGGAGGGTTCGACGAAAACGGAGATCATTGAGCAGCTCCGGCGCGAGGAGACGAACCGCGGGCTCCACTTCGAATATTGCCTGCTGACGCTCGGCTCCAGCCACAACCGCGCGGCCTCGCCGCAGGCCTGGGGGAAGGGCGAGGTCCTGTCGATCGATTCCGGCGGGAACTATCACGGTTATATTGGCGACCTCTGCCGCATGGGCGTGCTGGGCGAGCCGGACGACGAACTCGAGGATTTGCTCGCCGAGGTCGACGCGATCCAGCATAAGGCTTTTGCCAGGGTTCAAGCTGGCGCTTTCGGCCGCGAGATGATCGAGGCGGCCGAGTCGGAACTGAAGGCGTCGCCTTCTGCGGTCTTCACCGATTTCTTCTGTCACGGTATGGGCCTGATCAGCCACGAGGCGCCGTTCCTGATGACCAATCACCCGGTCGCCTATGAGGGGATCGACGCGGACCGGCCGCTGGAGGCCAACATGGTGCTGTCGGTGGAGACGACGATGCTGCATCCGAAGCGCGGCTTCATCAAGCTCGAGGATACGCTTGCCGTCACCGAGACGGGCTACGAGATGTTCGGCAGCACGGGCCGGGGCTGGAACCGCGGCGGCGCGTGA
- a CDS encoding NAD-dependent succinate-semialdehyde dehydrogenase — translation MNANQHPSHPDHDRFGFGLFSHGLYIGGAWRPAAGEGRIQVIDPSTEAVIVAVPDATVADAAAAVEAAASATEGWRKTPPRKRSEILRRCFELMVERSEMLATLISLENGKALRDARGEVAYAAEFFRWNAEEAVRISGEFGIAPSGANRIVVDYQPIGICVLVTPWNFPAAMATRKIAPALAAGCTVILKPASETPLTAYALAALYEEAGVPPGVVNVLTTSTPGPVTAAMLADPRVRKLSFTGSTGVGRTLLAEAAKNVISCSMELGGNAPFIVFDDADLDAAIEGLMVAKMRNAGEACTAANRIYVQSGIHDAFAEKFTQRMAALRVGPGVDPDTECGPMITRKAVEKIDRLVADAISRGARALCGGRAPAGRGFFYPPTVLADVSPASDMNHEEIFGPVAPLYRFESEAEVVAAANDTEYGLCAYIYTRDIGRGMRISSKVEAGMIALNRGLVSDPAAPFGGVKQSGLGREGGQHHGIAEFMEAKYIATSF, via the coding sequence ATGAACGCCAACCAGCATCCTTCGCATCCCGACCACGACCGCTTCGGGTTCGGCTTGTTCTCCCACGGCCTCTATATTGGCGGCGCCTGGCGGCCGGCCGCGGGCGAGGGTCGGATTCAGGTGATCGACCCCTCGACCGAGGCCGTCATTGTCGCCGTGCCCGATGCGACCGTCGCGGATGCGGCGGCGGCCGTAGAGGCTGCTGCAAGCGCGACAGAAGGCTGGCGCAAGACGCCGCCGCGAAAGCGTTCCGAGATCCTGCGCCGCTGCTTCGAACTCATGGTGGAACGCTCCGAAATGCTTGCCACACTCATTTCGCTCGAGAACGGGAAGGCCTTGCGCGACGCGCGCGGCGAGGTGGCCTATGCGGCGGAATTTTTCCGGTGGAACGCGGAGGAGGCGGTGCGCATCTCCGGCGAGTTCGGCATTGCCCCGTCCGGTGCGAACCGAATCGTCGTCGATTACCAGCCTATCGGCATCTGCGTTCTCGTCACGCCGTGGAACTTCCCGGCCGCAATGGCGACCCGCAAGATCGCGCCAGCCCTTGCCGCAGGCTGCACCGTCATCCTGAAGCCCGCGAGCGAGACGCCGCTGACGGCCTATGCGCTTGCGGCCCTCTACGAGGAGGCTGGCGTGCCGCCGGGCGTCGTCAACGTGTTGACAACGTCGACGCCAGGCCCCGTCACCGCCGCCATGCTGGCCGACCCGCGCGTGCGAAAACTCTCCTTCACAGGCTCGACGGGCGTCGGCCGCACGCTTCTGGCGGAAGCGGCGAAGAATGTCATCTCCTGTTCCATGGAACTCGGCGGCAACGCGCCGTTCATCGTTTTCGACGATGCGGACCTCGACGCGGCGATCGAGGGCCTGATGGTAGCGAAAATGCGCAATGCGGGCGAGGCATGCACGGCTGCAAACCGCATTTATGTCCAGTCCGGTATCCACGATGCCTTTGCGGAAAAATTTACCCAACGCATGGCCGCTCTCAGGGTCGGCCCAGGTGTGGATCCTGATACGGAATGCGGTCCGATGATCACGCGCAAGGCGGTGGAGAAGATCGACCGGCTCGTTGCGGACGCCATTTCGCGGGGCGCGCGCGCTCTCTGCGGCGGACGGGCACCGGCAGGACGCGGCTTTTTCTATCCGCCGACCGTGCTTGCGGATGTCTCCCCGGCCTCCGACATGAACCACGAGGAGATTTTCGGTCCCGTGGCGCCGCTCTACCGTTTCGAGAGCGAGGCAGAGGTCGTCGCCGCCGCCAACGATACGGAATATGGCCTCTGCGCTTACATCTATACCCGTGACATCGGCCGTGGCATGCGCATCTCCTCGAAGGTGGAGGCAGGCATGATCGCCCTCAATCGTGGACTGGTCTCCGATCCCGCCGCCCCCTTTGGGGGTGTCAAGCAGAGCGGCCTCGGACGTGAAGGAGGGCAGCATCACGGGATCGCGGAGTTCATGGAAGCCAAGTACATTGCGACAAGTTTCTGA
- a CDS encoding iron-containing alcohol dehydrogenase yields MSLFAVLRLPREILFGIGQRHALASVAGRTGQRALVCTDARFAATPVFAEVIAALEAAGIAVVVYDQTLPDVPRDTVAGCVEATGGFAPDMVIGIGGGSCLDMAKCASLLLAHGGGLADYYGEFKVPGPVLPVIAVPTTSGTGSEVTPVAVVSDPDRTLKVGISSPYLIAAAAICDPELTLSCPPGLTAIAGADALTHAIEAFTAMRRPGDPELAQQHVFVGKSDLSDQFALHAIRLLSRSLEKAFVDGSDIDARADVMMGALAAGCAFGTAGTAAAHAVQYPVGAVTHTAHGLGVATMLPYVMTYNRRVAAGEIAVVGRALGLDPDGVEDEETLADAAIGEVRRLFVAIGISPTLATLGLPEDRLDWTAEQALGIGRLIKNNPRSFDSAAMRGLVRAAYDGDLAASAL; encoded by the coding sequence ATGAGCCTGTTTGCCGTCCTGAGGCTGCCGCGCGAAATCCTGTTTGGCATCGGCCAGCGCCATGCGCTCGCGAGTGTCGCCGGTAGGACCGGCCAGCGCGCACTCGTTTGCACGGATGCGCGTTTTGCCGCGACACCCGTCTTCGCTGAAGTGATCGCCGCGCTCGAAGCTGCCGGCATCGCGGTCGTGGTGTATGACCAGACGCTGCCGGACGTGCCGCGCGATACCGTCGCGGGTTGCGTGGAGGCCACGGGCGGCTTTGCGCCCGATATGGTGATCGGCATCGGCGGTGGCAGTTGCCTCGACATGGCGAAATGCGCCTCGCTGCTGCTCGCCCATGGCGGCGGGCTCGCCGATTACTATGGTGAGTTCAAGGTGCCAGGACCCGTCCTGCCGGTCATCGCCGTGCCGACGACCTCGGGCACCGGCTCCGAGGTCACGCCCGTCGCGGTCGTCTCCGATCCAGACCGCACCCTGAAGGTCGGCATTTCGAGCCCCTATCTCATCGCCGCAGCGGCGATCTGCGACCCGGAACTCACGCTCTCCTGCCCGCCGGGCCTCACGGCGATTGCAGGTGCGGATGCGCTGACGCATGCGATCGAAGCCTTCACGGCCATGCGCCGCCCCGGCGATCCGGAACTCGCGCAGCAGCATGTCTTCGTCGGCAAGAGCGATCTCTCCGATCAGTTCGCGCTTCATGCGATCCGGCTCCTCAGCCGGAGCCTGGAAAAGGCCTTCGTCGACGGCTCGGACATCGATGCGCGCGCCGATGTGATGATGGGCGCGCTTGCGGCAGGCTGCGCCTTCGGCACGGCGGGCACCGCTGCGGCCCATGCGGTGCAATATCCGGTCGGTGCCGTGACCCATACGGCGCACGGCCTCGGGGTCGCCACCATGCTGCCCTATGTGATGACCTATAATCGCCGCGTCGCCGCCGGGGAAATCGCTGTTGTCGGCAGGGCGCTCGGCCTCGACCCAGACGGCGTGGAGGACGAGGAGACGCTTGCCGATGCGGCGATCGGCGAGGTAAGGCGCCTCTTCGTCGCGATCGGCATCTCGCCGACGCTCGCCACGCTCGGCCTGCCGGAAGACCGGCTTGACTGGACCGCCGAGCAGGCGCTCGGCATCGGCCGGCTGATCAAGAACAATCCGCGCTCCTTCGATTCGGCCGCCATGCGTGGCCTGGTTCGCGCCGCCTATGACGGCGACCTGGCCGCTTCCGCCCTCTGA
- a CDS encoding DJ-1/PfpI family protein has product MPGKKILMLTGDFTEEYEIFVYQQAMEAVGHTVHVVCPDKKAGDILKTSLHDFEGDQTYTEKLGHNVVINKTFSEAEAQLDGYHAVYCAGGRGPEYIRTDKRVQAIVRHFHETQKPIFTICHGVQILIAVDGVVRGKKVGALGACEPEVTLAGGTYVDLSPTEAYVDGTMVSAKGWTALAAFIRECLKVLGTEIHHA; this is encoded by the coding sequence ATGCCAGGCAAGAAAATCCTGATGCTCACCGGCGATTTCACCGAGGAGTACGAAATCTTCGTCTACCAGCAGGCCATGGAGGCCGTCGGCCATACGGTGCACGTCGTCTGCCCCGACAAGAAAGCGGGCGACATTCTGAAGACGTCGCTGCACGACTTCGAGGGCGACCAGACCTATACGGAAAAGCTCGGACACAACGTCGTCATCAACAAGACCTTCTCGGAGGCCGAGGCGCAACTCGACGGATACCACGCCGTCTACTGCGCGGGCGGTCGCGGGCCTGAATACATTCGTACCGACAAGCGCGTTCAGGCGATCGTCCGCCACTTCCACGAAACGCAGAAGCCGATCTTCACTATCTGCCACGGCGTCCAGATCCTGATCGCCGTCGATGGCGTCGTGCGCGGCAAGAAGGTGGGCGCGCTCGGCGCTTGTGAACCGGAAGTGACGCTGGCCGGCGGCACCTATGTCGATCTGTCGCCGACGGAAGCTTATGTCGATGGCACGATGGTCTCGGCCAAGGGCTGGACGGCGCTCGCCGCCTTCATCCGCGAATGCCTAAAGGTTCTCGGCACGGAAATCCATCACGCCTGA